One region of Armatimonadota bacterium genomic DNA includes:
- a CDS encoding substrate-binding domain-containing protein has translation MRNVFRMLVIALLVACAAGCGKQSGAKSDRITIAVIPKGTMHEFWKSVHAGAVKASRELGVDVIWKGPTKEDDRDAQIAVVEDFITRGVSGIALAPLDDAALRAPVANAANSGIPVVIFDSGLQGGDFVSFVATDNYKGGRIAGGHMASILDGKGRVMMLRYSEGSESTMQREKGFMDAIAEHPGIKVVSSNQYGGVTPESAYKAGENLLSRFKKDGVLGVDGIFCPNESTTFGMLRALQDGGYAGKVKYVGFDGSKQLIDGMKRGHIHGLVLQNPMRMGYMAVKTMTEHLQGKQVPAKVDTGAKLVTPGNMNTPEMQELLQPDLEKWLGGE, from the coding sequence ATGCGAAACGTCTTCAGGATGTTGGTGATAGCGCTGTTGGTGGCGTGCGCCGCCGGATGCGGCAAGCAGTCTGGCGCGAAGTCGGACAGGATCACGATCGCGGTCATTCCGAAAGGCACGATGCACGAGTTCTGGAAGAGCGTCCACGCCGGTGCTGTGAAAGCTTCGAGAGAACTCGGCGTTGACGTAATCTGGAAGGGTCCCACAAAGGAGGACGACCGCGACGCTCAGATAGCCGTGGTCGAGGACTTCATCACCCGGGGCGTGTCCGGCATCGCGCTCGCCCCGCTCGATGACGCGGCTCTGCGCGCACCGGTCGCCAACGCCGCTAACAGCGGCATTCCGGTCGTGATCTTCGACTCCGGGCTTCAGGGCGGCGACTTCGTCAGTTTCGTGGCCACCGACAACTACAAGGGCGGGCGTATTGCGGGCGGCCACATGGCCTCGATTCTCGACGGTAAGGGTCGGGTGATGATGCTCAGGTACAGCGAGGGCTCTGAGAGCACGATGCAGCGCGAGAAGGGCTTCATGGACGCGATCGCCGAGCATCCGGGTATCAAGGTCGTCAGTTCCAACCAGTACGGAGGCGTCACCCCGGAGAGCGCCTACAAGGCAGGCGAAAACCTGCTCTCCCGCTTCAAGAAGGACGGCGTCCTTGGCGTTGACGGTATCTTCTGCCCGAACGAGTCCACCACCTTCGGCATGCTCCGCGCGCTTCAGGACGGCGGGTACGCGGGAAAGGTGAAGTACGTCGGATTCGACGGTTCCAAGCAGCTGATTGACGGCATGAAGCGCGGCCATATCCATGGACTCGTGCTGCAGAACCCGATGCGCATGGGTTACATGGCGGTGAAGACGATGACTGAGCACTTGCAGGGGAAGCAGGTCCCGGCCAAGGTGGATACCGGCGCGAAGCTGGTCACGCCCGGCAACATGAACACGCCGGAGATGCAGGAGCTCCTCCAACCCGACCTTGAGAAATGGCTGGGGGGCGAATGA
- a CDS encoding ABC transporter permease, with protein sequence MKSPTTSPTGPALVNRLGPLLGLAVVYGLFAALAPDSFTGVRNMETIARQTAVVGTAALGMTMVIIAGGIDLSVGSIIALSTVTIASCLAKGCSPLVAASAGVLSGFLCGLLNGFIVTRLRVVPFIVTLGMLLAVRGIAKGFAHEQKVDAPWTALNGLLASLPPDQRWVFVPPGVWIMLVLAVAVAVMLKYTRFGRYVLAIGSSEQTSRLSGIDVQRMKLMVYAGSAAFAGLAGVMQFSRLTVGDPTAASGLELDVIAAVVIGGGSLSGGEGSIFGSLIGALIMTVIRSGCAQMGLANWVQEIITGGIIVAAVALDRLRHRRA encoded by the coding sequence ATGAAGAGCCCGACGACGAGTCCGACCGGTCCGGCGCTCGTCAACCGGCTCGGCCCGCTCCTGGGCCTGGCCGTCGTGTACGGCCTGTTCGCCGCCCTGGCCCCGGACAGCTTTACCGGGGTGCGGAACATGGAGACCATCGCCCGCCAGACAGCCGTGGTCGGGACGGCCGCCCTCGGCATGACGATGGTCATCATCGCCGGGGGCATTGATCTCTCCGTCGGCTCGATCATCGCGCTCAGCACCGTCACGATCGCCTCCTGCCTCGCGAAGGGGTGCAGCCCGCTCGTCGCCGCCTCTGCTGGAGTACTCTCAGGCTTTCTCTGTGGGCTGCTGAACGGATTCATCGTCACCCGACTCCGAGTCGTGCCGTTCATCGTCACCCTGGGCATGCTCCTCGCGGTCAGGGGCATCGCCAAGGGTTTCGCTCACGAGCAGAAGGTTGACGCCCCGTGGACCGCGCTGAACGGCCTTCTCGCCTCGCTCCCTCCCGACCAGCGCTGGGTGTTCGTCCCGCCGGGCGTCTGGATCATGCTTGTCCTCGCCGTCGCGGTCGCGGTCATGCTCAAATATACGCGATTCGGGCGGTACGTCCTCGCCATCGGATCGAGCGAGCAGACCTCCAGACTCTCCGGGATTGACGTGCAGCGGATGAAGCTGATGGTATATGCCGGCAGCGCCGCCTTCGCGGGACTGGCCGGGGTGATGCAGTTCTCCAGACTGACCGTCGGCGATCCGACCGCCGCCTCCGGACTCGAGCTCGACGTGATCGCAGCGGTTGTCATCGGCGGCGGGAGTCTCTCCGGCGGCGAGGGGTCCATCTTTGGCTCGCTGATCGGCGCTCTTATCATGACCGTGATCCGCTCCGGGTGCGCCCAGATGGGTCTGGCAAACTGGGTGCAGGAGATCATTACCGGCGGTATCATCGTGGCCGCCGTCGCGCTCGACCGCCTGCGCCACCGCCGCGCGTAG